In Camelus bactrianus isolate YW-2024 breed Bactrian camel chromosome 10, ASM4877302v1, whole genome shotgun sequence, a genomic segment contains:
- the TRPM5 gene encoding transient receptor potential cation channel subfamily M member 5 isoform X1, with translation MSGPQGGSKQDPSCQSLRRSGAGNVPFVVPGEGVDPMQGAGDTCPGSPGDPGDRQGPGLCRGEIEFGGSGKKRGKFVKVPSGMAPSVLFDLLLAEWHLPAPNLVVSLVGEERPFTMKSWLRDVLRKGLVKAAQSTGAWILTSALRVGLARHVGQAVRDHSLASTSTKSRVVAIGIASLGRVLHRRVLDDAQEDSLVHYPMDEGGGQGPLCSLDNNHAYFILVEPGPPGKGDGPTELRLRLERHISEQRTCHGGTSSIEIPVLCLLVNGDPSTLERISRAVEQAAPWLILAGSGGIADVLAALMNQPHLLVPQVAEKQFKEKFPSEHFSWEDIVRWTELLQNITSHPHLLTVHDFEQEGSEELDTVILKALVKACKSHSQEAQDYLDELKLAMAWDHVDIAKNEIFNGDVEWKSRDLEEVLMDALVSNKPEFVRLFVDNGADVADFLTYGRLEQLYRCIPPRSLLFDLLQRKHEEGRLTLAGLGSQQARELPAGPPAFSLHEVSRVLKDFLHDACRGLYQVERAPARRPMGQKWLLDLNQRSENPWRDLFLWAVLLSRHEMATYFWAMGQEGVAAALAACKILKEMSHLETEAEAGRTQREAKYEQLALDLFSECYGSSEERAFALLVRRNRGWSRTTCLHLAAEADTKAFFAHDGVQAFLTKIWWGDMASGTPVLRLLGAFLCPALVYTNLITFSEEASLRTGLEDLQELDSLDTEKSLLCRPGSRVAELAEAPRTRSGRGPRAAFLLTRWRKFWGAPVTVFLGNVAMYFTFLFLFAHVLLVDFRPPPQGPSGPEIALYFWVFTLVLEEIRQGFFTDEDTHLLKKFTLYVEDNWNKCDMAAIFLFIVGVTCRMLPSVFEAGRTVLAIDFMVFTLRLIHIFAIHKQLGPKIIIVERMMKDVFFFLFFLSVWLVAYGVTTQALLHPHDGRLEWIFRRVLYRPYLQIFGQIPLDEIDEARVNCSVHPLLLEDSPSCPNLYANWLVILLLVTFLLVTNVLLMNLLIAMFSYTFQVVQGNADTFWKFQRYHLIAEYQERPALAPPFIVLSHLSLVLKRVSRKQAEQKRARLERDLPEPLDQKMVTWEAVQKENFLSKTEKRRKDSGEELLRKTAHRVNSVAKYLAGLREQEKRVKRLESQVNYCTVLLSSMADVLARGSAYWNPRNFGGGSPQAPAEHGGGPGSREHPEAGWPPLNT, from the exons TTTGTGAAGGTGCCCAGCGGCATGGCGCCCTCGGTGCTCTTTGACCTCCTGCTGGCTGAGTGGCACCTGCCGGCCCCCAACCTGGTTGTGTCGCTGGTGGGCGAGGAGCGGCCTTTCACCATGAAGTCCTGGCTGCGGGACGTCCTGCGGAAGGGGCTGGTGAAGGCGGCTCAGAGCACAG GTGCCTGGATCCTGACCAGCGCGCTCCGCGTGGGCCTCGCGCGGCACGTTGGGCAGGCTGTGCGCGACCACTCACTGGCCAGCACGTCCACCAAGTCTCGCGTGGTGGCCATCGGCATCGCCTCGCTGGGCCGTGTGCTGCACCGTCGGGTTCTGGACGATGCCCAG GAGGACAGCCTGGTCCACTACCCCATGGACGAAGGTGGCGGCCAGGGCCCCCTCTGCTCCCTGGACAACAACCACGCCTACTTCATCCTGGTGGAGCCGGGGCCCCCTGGGAAAGGCGACGGGCCCACGGAGCTGCGGCTAAGGCTGGAGAGGCACATCTCGGAGCAGAGGACCTGCCATGGGG GCACCAGCAGCATTGAGATccccgtcctctgtctgctggTCAACGGTGACCCCAGCACCCTGGAG AGGATTTCCAGGGCTGTGGAGCAGGCCGCCCCGTGGCTGATCCTGGCGGGCTCAGGGGGCATCGCTGACGTGCTCGCTGCCCTGATGAACCAGCCCCACCTCCTGGTGCCCCAGGTAGCTGAGAAGCAGTTTAAAGAGAAGTTCCCAAGTGAGCACTTCTCCTGGGAGGACATCGTGCGCTGGACAGAGCTG CTGCAGAACATCACCTCCCACCCGCACCTGCTGACCGTGCATGACTTCGAGCAGGAGGGCTCCGAGGAACTGGACACCGTCATCCTCAAGGCACTGGTGAAAG CCTGTAAGAGTCACAGCCAGGAGGCACAGGATTACCTGGATGAGCTGAAGCTGGCCATGGCCTGGGACCACGTGGACATCGCCAAGAACGAGATCTTCAATGGGGACGTGGAGTGGAAG TCCCGCGACCTGGAGGAGGTGCTGATGGACGCGCTGGTGAGCAACAAGCCCGAGTTCGTGCGCCTCTTCGTGGACAACGGCGCCGACGTGGCCGACTTCCTGACCTATGGGCGCCTGGAGCAGCTCTACCGCTGCATCCCCCCCAGGAGCCTGCTCTTCGACCTGCTGCAGCGCAAGCACGAGGAGGGCCGGCTGACGCTGGCCGGCCTGGGCTCCCAGCAGGCCCGGGAGCTGCCCGCCGGGCCGCCCGCCTTCTCTCTGCACGAGGTGTCCCGCGTGCTCAAGGACTTCCTGCACGATGCCTGCCGCGGGCTCTACCAGGTG GAGAGGGCCCCGGCCAGGCGGCCCATGGGCCAGAAGTGGCTGCTGGACCTGAACCAGAGAAGCGAGAACCCCTGGAGGGACCTGTTCCTGTGGGCCGTGCTGCTGAGTCGCCATGAGATGGCCACCTACTTCTGGGCCATG GGCCAGGAAGGGGTGGCAGCAGCCCTGGCCGCCTGCAAGATCCTCAAAGAGATGTCCCACCTGGAGACGGAGGCCGAGGCGGGCCGCACCCAGCGCGAGGCCAAGTACGAGCAGCTGGCCCTGG ACCTGTTCTCCGAGTGCTACGGCAGCAGCGAGGAGCGCGCCTTCGCCCTGCTGGTGCGCCGGAACCGCGGCTGGAGCAGGACCACCTGCCTGCACCTGGCCGCCGAGGCCGACACCAAGGCCTTCTTCGCTCACGATGGCGTGCAG GCCTTCCTGACCAAGATCTGGTGGGGGGACATGGCCTCTGGCACGCCCGTCCTGCGGCTGCTGGGCGCCTTCCTCTGCCCGGCCCTCGTCTACACCAACCTCATCACCTTCAG TGAGGAGGCCTCCCTCAGGACAGGACTGGAGGACCTGCAGGAGCTGGACAGCCTGGACACGGAGAAGAGCCTGCTCTGCCGCCCGGGCAGCCG GGTGGCGGAGCTGGCTGAGGCGCCGAGGACTCGGAGTGGCCGAGGCCCCCGGGCGGCCTTCCTGCTCACGCGCTGGCGGAAGTTCTGGGGGGCGCCCGTGACCGTGTTTCTGGGCAACGTGGCCATGTACTTCACCTTCCTCTTCCTGTTCGCCCACGTGCTGCTGGTGGACTTCAGGCCGCCTCCCCAGGGGCCGTCAGGGCCCGAGATCGCCCTGTACTTCTGGGTCTTCACGCTGGTGCTGGAGGAGATCCGGCAG GGCTTCTTCACTGACGAGGACACGCACCTGTTGAAGAAGTTCACGCTCTACGTGGAGGACAACTGGAACAAGTGTGACATGGCGGCCATCTTCCTGTTCATCGTCGGTGTCACCTGCAG GATGCTGCCCTCGGTGTTCGAGGCTGGCCGCACCGTCCTCGCCATCGACTTCATGGTGTTCACGCTCCGGCTCATCCACATCTTCGCCATCCACAAGCAGCTGGGCCCCAAGATCATCATCGTGGAGCGGATG atgaaggacgtctttttcttcctcttcttcctgagcGTGTGGCTGGTGGCCTACGGCGTGACCACCCAGGCGCTGCTGCACCCCCACGACGGCCGCCTCGAGTGGATCTTCCGCCGCGTGCTCTACCGGCCGTACCTGCAGATCTTTGGACAGATCCCACTGGACGAGATCGATG AAGCCCGCGTGAACTGCTCCGTGCACCCCCTGCTCCTGGAGGACTCGCCCTCCTGCCCCAACCTCTACGCCAACTGGCTGGTCATCCTCCTGCTGGTCACCTTCCTGCTGGTCACCAACGTGCTGCTCATGAACCTACTCATCGCCATGTTCAG CTACACGTTCCAGGTGGTGCAGGGCAACGCGGACACGTTCTGGAAGTTCCAACGCTACCACCTCATTGCGGAGTACCAGGAGCGGCCCGCCCTGGCGCCTCCCTTCATCGTCCTGAGCCACCTGAGCCTGGTGCTCAAGAGGGTCTCCCGGAAGCAGGCTGAGCAGAAGCGGGCACGCCTGG AGAGGGACCTGCCGGAGCCCCTGGACCAGAAGATGGTCACCTGGGAGGCAGTTCAGAAGGAGAACTTCCTGAGCAAGACGGAGAAGCGGAGGAAGGACAGCGGGGAGGAGCTGCTGCGGAAGACGGCGCACAG GGTGAACTCAGTAGCCAAGTACCTCGCGGGGCTGAGAGAGCAAGAAAAGCGGGTCAAGCGTCTGGAGTCACAG gtcAACTACTGCACGGTGCTCCTCTCCTCCATGGCCGATGTGCTGGCCAGGGGCAGCGCCTACTGGA acCCTCGGAACTTCGGCGGTGGGAGCCCACAGGCCCCGGCTGAACACGGAGGGGGCCCAGGCAGCAGGGAGCACCCAGAGGCTGGCTGGCCACCCTTGAATACCTGA